From Streptomyces qinzhouensis, one genomic window encodes:
- a CDS encoding DUF2690 domain-containing protein yields the protein MPQWKALPEGLDPDIRELTEQLRRIVDGSGLDIAQLSVATGFGVTSWERYLDGRILPPERAIAALAERTGAGVHGLTSLRSRAERAWRRLEAGRDRATEQLRVARTREWASVPKPKPAAAPPSAPGAPGGTAPAAPDPLGPDPLGSDPLGPDPLGPEILGPGFSGPEAVGPATTGAEVPAAHTPSADSADSAGSTDSAAPSGASRPDNGPSPWNAVLIDDGGPATPPQAFVVPEGGGRAAARRARRAAEAAAAGNTQPPPAAEATTPTSVPGSGSGSGSGVGARSSGVDKRRIALFLSGVAGALALIVAAVLFTDLGATGGGADGDRDRTEPVAKVPPAPSRSAGGTPSAPPAGVKCTGAECTGKNPEKMGCGGNFARTVSQATVGKARIEVRFSQVCQAAWARLVDASTGDSVDISVGGKGRQTGTVNGESDAYTPMTAAVKGSDAKACAKLTNGTTACTVVQ from the coding sequence TTGCCTCAGTGGAAGGCGCTGCCGGAGGGGCTGGACCCGGACATCCGGGAGCTCACCGAGCAACTGCGCCGGATTGTCGACGGCAGCGGGCTCGACATCGCCCAGCTCTCCGTCGCGACCGGCTTCGGCGTCACGTCCTGGGAGCGGTATCTCGACGGGCGGATCCTGCCGCCGGAGCGGGCGATCGCGGCGCTCGCGGAGCGGACCGGAGCCGGTGTCCACGGGCTGACCTCCCTGCGGTCGCGGGCCGAACGCGCCTGGCGCCGGCTGGAGGCGGGCCGGGACCGGGCGACCGAGCAGCTGAGGGTGGCGCGGACCCGGGAATGGGCCTCGGTCCCCAAGCCCAAACCGGCCGCGGCACCGCCGTCGGCCCCCGGGGCTCCCGGCGGCACCGCTCCGGCGGCCCCGGACCCGCTGGGCCCGGACCCTCTTGGCTCGGACCCGCTTGGCCCGGACCCGCTCGGTCCGGAGATCCTCGGCCCGGGGTTCTCCGGTCCCGAGGCGGTCGGCCCGGCCACGACGGGTGCCGAAGTGCCCGCCGCACACACCCCGTCCGCGGACTCTGCCGACTCTGCCGGCTCCACCGACTCCGCCGCCCCCTCCGGCGCTTCCCGGCCGGACAACGGACCGTCCCCCTGGAACGCGGTCCTGATCGACGACGGCGGCCCGGCGACCCCGCCGCAGGCGTTCGTCGTACCCGAGGGTGGCGGCCGGGCGGCGGCGCGCCGGGCCAGACGGGCCGCGGAAGCGGCGGCAGCCGGAAACACCCAGCCACCGCCCGCGGCCGAGGCCACCACCCCCACCAGCGTCCCCGGTTCCGGTTCCGGTTCCGGTTCGGGGGTGGGCGCGAGGTCCTCCGGGGTCGACAAGCGGCGGATCGCGCTGTTTCTGTCCGGGGTCGCCGGGGCGCTCGCGCTCATCGTGGCGGCCGTCCTGTTCACCGATCTCGGCGCCACCGGCGGCGGGGCCGACGGCGACCGCGACCGGACCGAGCCGGTGGCCAAGGTTCCGCCCGCCCCCTCCCGGAGCGCCGGCGGCACCCCGTCGGCACCCCCCGCGGGCGTCAAGTGCACGGGCGCGGAATGCACGGGCAAGAACCCCGAGAAGATGGGCTGCGGCGGGAACTTCGCGCGCACGGTGTCCCAGGCGACCGTCGGCAAGGCCCGCATCGAAGTCCGGTTCAGCCAGGTCTGTCAGGCGGCCTGGGCCCGGCTGGTGGACGCTTCGACCGGTGACTCCGTCGACATCAGCGTCGGAGGCAAGGGCCGGCAGACCGGCACGGTCAACGGCGAGAGCGACGCCTACACCCCCATGACGGCGGCCGTTAAGGGCTCGGACGCGAAGGCGTGCGCCAAGCTGACCAACGGCACCACGGCGTGCACCGTCGTCCAGTGA
- the trpS gene encoding tryptophan--tRNA ligase, with product MASVRPRALSGIQPTAGSFHLGNYLGAIRQYVALQETHDAFYMVVDLHAITVPQDPAELRANTRLAVAQLLASGLDPDRCTLFVQSHVPEHAQLGWVMNCLTGFGEASRMTQFKDKSAKQGADRATVGLFTYPILQVADILLYQAEAVPVGEDQRQHIELTRDLAERFNTRFGATFTVPAPHIVKEVAKIYDLQDPTSKMSKSASTPKGLVNLLDEPKTTAKKIRSAVTDTGTVISFDPVEKAGISNLLTIYATLTGRSIPELVKEYEGRMYGALKTDLAEIVVDFVTPFRERTQAYLDDPETLDSILAKGAEKARAVAAESLATAYDRIGLLPAKH from the coding sequence ATGGCATCCGTCCGACCTCGCGCCCTGTCCGGGATCCAGCCCACCGCAGGCTCGTTCCACCTCGGGAACTACCTCGGGGCGATCCGCCAGTACGTGGCGCTGCAAGAGACCCACGACGCCTTCTACATGGTCGTCGACCTGCACGCGATCACGGTCCCGCAGGACCCGGCCGAGCTGCGGGCGAACACCCGGCTCGCCGTGGCCCAGTTGCTGGCCTCCGGCCTGGACCCCGACCGCTGCACCCTCTTCGTGCAGAGCCACGTCCCGGAGCACGCCCAGCTCGGCTGGGTGATGAACTGTCTGACCGGCTTCGGTGAGGCGTCCCGGATGACCCAGTTCAAGGACAAGTCGGCCAAGCAGGGGGCCGACCGGGCCACGGTCGGCCTGTTCACGTACCCGATCCTCCAGGTCGCGGACATCCTCCTCTACCAGGCCGAGGCCGTCCCGGTCGGCGAGGACCAGCGGCAGCACATCGAGCTGACCCGCGATCTCGCCGAGCGTTTCAACACCCGCTTCGGTGCGACGTTCACCGTCCCCGCGCCGCATATCGTCAAGGAGGTCGCCAAGATCTACGACCTCCAGGACCCGACCAGCAAGATGAGCAAATCGGCCTCCACCCCCAAGGGCCTGGTCAATCTGCTCGACGAGCCGAAGACCACCGCGAAGAAGATCCGGAGCGCGGTCACCGACACCGGGACGGTCATCAGCTTCGACCCCGTCGAGAAGGCGGGCATCAGCAATCTGCTGACCATCTACGCCACGCTCACCGGCCGGTCGATCCCCGAGCTGGTGAAGGAGTACGAGGGCCGGATGTACGGGGCTCTCAAGACCGACCTCGCCGAGATCGTCGTGGACTTCGTCACTCCCTTCCGCGAGCGTACGCAGGCATATCTGGACGATCCGGAAACCCTGGACTCGATTCTCGCCAAGGGCGCGGAGAAGGCCCGGGCGGTCGCCGCCGAGTCGCTGGCGACGGCGTACGACCGGATCGGTCTCCTGCCCGCGAAGCACTGA
- a CDS encoding DUF3017 domain-containing protein, protein MAVRTNDDRETGAGTGDGERPPAAGAADGTAGAAGAGDGSGSGTSSAASGSGTDTAPGSGADRGAAAGAGSAEDAAGTASDAPEPEPEPESESESGTEPEAGTGTDSGGGDSTGSGTGSTRRPPALTTDTARPEGGGRAAPGDAPAPARQWPLLTVLGLVGFGLVIVGIDPFAEAARVGTLLIGLSLIAAAVMRRMIPSVGMLAVRSRFTDMITYGVLGTVISLLALMMQPNPWLEVPFLEDVVHFLVGRETG, encoded by the coding sequence ATGGCCGTACGGACGAACGACGACCGGGAGACGGGCGCGGGTACCGGCGACGGTGAACGGCCGCCCGCGGCCGGTGCCGCCGACGGCACGGCCGGAGCCGCCGGAGCCGGGGACGGTTCCGGAAGCGGTACGTCATCCGCCGCCTCCGGGAGCGGTACGGATACGGCTCCCGGCTCCGGCGCGGATCGGGGCGCGGCCGCCGGGGCGGGCTCCGCCGAGGACGCGGCCGGTACCGCTTCCGACGCGCCCGAGCCCGAGCCCGAGCCCGAGAGCGAGAGCGAGAGCGGGACCGAGCCCGAGGCCGGGACCGGGACCGACAGTGGTGGTGGCGACAGCACCGGCAGCGGTACGGGCTCGACGCGGCGTCCGCCCGCCCTGACCACGGACACCGCGCGGCCGGAGGGCGGCGGCCGGGCCGCACCGGGCGACGCCCCCGCCCCCGCCCGGCAGTGGCCGCTGCTCACGGTGCTCGGCCTGGTCGGGTTCGGCCTGGTGATCGTGGGGATCGATCCGTTCGCCGAAGCGGCCCGGGTCGGCACGCTGCTGATCGGCCTCTCCCTGATCGCGGCCGCCGTAATGCGCCGGATGATCCCGTCGGTCGGCATGCTGGCCGTACGGTCGCGCTTCACGGACATGATCACGTACGGCGTGCTCGGCACGGTCATCTCGCTGCTCGCGCTGATGATGCAGCCCAACCCTTGGCTCGAGGTCCCGTTCCTCGAGGACGTGGTCCACTTCCTCGTCGGCCGCGAGACCGGCTGA
- a CDS encoding RNA polymerase sigma factor, whose translation MKGVTVREGGRTAVGSDDRSASGGRLPASAGGDAAAVDVAAVIARVRAGEPEAYAELVRAHTQVALRAAVAFGAGADAEDVVQSAFLKAYQSLDGFRPGGEFRPWLLRIVVNETRNTLRSAGRRQALAGREALLLGSRPVIPESVDPAVAAESEERRAELTAALGELSEEQRQVVTYRYLLEMDEAETAEALGWPRGTVKSRLSRALAKLGRLIGAADRGEGR comes from the coding sequence ATGAAAGGTGTGACCGTACGGGAGGGGGGACGGACCGCCGTCGGAAGCGACGACCGGTCCGCGTCCGGAGGCCGGTTGCCCGCGAGCGCGGGTGGGGACGCGGCTGCCGTCGACGTGGCCGCGGTGATCGCCCGGGTGCGCGCCGGAGAGCCGGAGGCGTATGCGGAGCTGGTCCGCGCCCATACGCAGGTCGCGCTGCGCGCGGCGGTGGCGTTCGGCGCGGGGGCGGACGCGGAGGATGTGGTGCAGAGCGCGTTCCTCAAGGCGTATCAGTCGCTGGACGGCTTCCGGCCGGGCGGGGAGTTCCGTCCCTGGCTGCTGCGGATCGTGGTCAATGAGACGAGGAACACCCTGCGCTCGGCGGGCCGGCGGCAGGCACTGGCCGGGCGGGAGGCGCTGCTGCTGGGGTCCCGGCCGGTGATACCGGAATCGGTGGATCCGGCGGTGGCCGCGGAGTCGGAGGAGCGGCGGGCGGAGCTGACGGCGGCGCTCGGTGAGCTGAGCGAGGAGCAGCGGCAGGTCGTGACGTACCGCTATCTCCTGGAAATGGACGAGGCGGAGACGGCGGAGGCCCTGGGCTGGCCTCGGGGGACGGTGAAGTCCCGGCTGAGCCGGGCACTGGCGAAGCTGGGCCGGTTGATAGGAGCGGCGGATCGGGGCGAGGGGAGGTGA
- a CDS encoding SDR family NAD(P)-dependent oxidoreductase, with translation MTTSPDRVWFITGAGRGLGRAFAEAALAAGDRVAAVARDITPLDPLAEKYGQDRLLALPLDVTDRAAVVETVDRAVAHFGRLNVVVNNAGFLAMGMIEEFTEDQARAQLETNFFGALWVSQAVLPHLRARRSGHILQISSIGALGGFALTGLYSASKFALEGLSESLAAEAAQFGVKVTIVEPGGYWTGLYTKGMTMTEPLDVYADLRTRLQQQFAEGSRDSLPELAAEAVIKLVASDDPPLRLLLGGLAFDVAMSTTESRLETWRAWETTSRAAEHAVPAPEGFGA, from the coding sequence GTGACCACTTCCCCCGACCGCGTCTGGTTCATCACCGGTGCCGGCCGTGGCCTGGGCCGGGCCTTCGCCGAGGCGGCCCTCGCCGCGGGCGACCGGGTCGCCGCCGTGGCCCGGGACATCACGCCCCTGGACCCGCTGGCCGAGAAGTACGGGCAGGACCGTCTTCTCGCCCTCCCCCTCGATGTCACCGACCGCGCCGCCGTCGTGGAGACGGTGGACCGGGCCGTCGCCCACTTCGGCCGGCTCAATGTGGTCGTCAACAACGCGGGCTTCCTGGCGATGGGCATGATCGAGGAGTTCACCGAGGACCAGGCCCGCGCCCAGTTGGAGACCAACTTCTTCGGGGCGCTCTGGGTCAGTCAGGCGGTCCTGCCCCATCTGCGCGCCCGCCGCAGTGGCCATATCCTCCAGATCTCCAGCATCGGTGCCCTCGGCGGCTTCGCCCTGACCGGCCTGTACAGCGCGAGCAAATTCGCGCTGGAGGGCCTGAGCGAATCCCTCGCCGCCGAGGCCGCGCAGTTCGGCGTCAAGGTGACGATCGTCGAACCCGGCGGCTACTGGACCGGCCTCTACACCAAGGGCATGACCATGACGGAGCCTCTGGACGTCTACGCCGATCTCCGTACCCGACTCCAGCAGCAGTTCGCCGAAGGCTCCCGCGACAGCCTCCCCGAACTCGCCGCGGAGGCCGTCATCAAGCTGGTCGCATCCGACGATCCGCCGCTGCGACTGCTGCTGGGCGGGCTGGCGTTCGACGTGGCCATGAGCACCACGGAGTCCCGCCTGGAGACCTGGCGCGCCTGGGAGACCACGAGCCGTGCGGCGGAACACGCCGTACCGGCGCCGGAGGGCTTCGGAGCCTAG
- the glyA gene encoding serine hydroxymethyltransferase — protein MTLPLPHPALAAADPELAGLVADEELLQAATLRMIPSENYVSGAVLEACGTVLQNKYSEGYPGRRYYEGQQIIDRVERLAVDRAKAVFGVEHANVQPYSGSPANLAVYLAFAEPGDTVMGMSLPMGGHLTHGWGVSATGTWFRGVQYGVRRDTGLIDFDEVRELALKERPKIIFCGGTALPRTIDFAAFAEIAREAGALLVADVAHIAGLIAGGAHPSPVPHADVISTTTHKTLRGPRGAMLMSRAEHAKALDRAVFPGLQGGPHNQTTAAIAVALHEAAQPSFRDYAHAVVANARALAEALLAQGFELVSGGTDNHLILMDLTGRDVPGKVAAKALDRAGIVVNYNTVPYDPRKPFDPSGIRIGTPSLTSRGLGTEHMATVAGWIDRGVSAARSGDEAALTAVRAEVAELMSAYPAPGLTV, from the coding sequence ATGACTCTTCCCCTGCCCCATCCCGCCCTCGCCGCGGCCGATCCCGAACTCGCCGGGCTCGTCGCCGACGAGGAACTGCTCCAGGCCGCCACGCTGCGGATGATCCCCAGCGAGAACTATGTCTCCGGTGCAGTCCTGGAAGCCTGCGGCACCGTTCTGCAGAACAAGTACAGCGAGGGCTATCCGGGCCGCCGCTACTACGAGGGCCAGCAGATCATCGACCGGGTCGAGCGACTGGCCGTGGACCGCGCCAAGGCCGTTTTCGGTGTCGAGCACGCCAATGTCCAGCCCTACTCCGGCTCCCCGGCCAATCTCGCCGTCTATCTCGCCTTCGCCGAGCCCGGTGACACCGTGATGGGCATGTCCCTGCCGATGGGTGGCCATCTCACCCACGGCTGGGGCGTCTCCGCCACCGGCACCTGGTTCCGCGGCGTCCAGTACGGCGTACGCCGGGACACCGGGCTCATCGACTTCGACGAGGTCCGCGAGCTGGCCCTCAAGGAGCGCCCGAAGATCATCTTCTGTGGGGGTACGGCCCTGCCGCGGACCATCGACTTCGCGGCCTTCGCCGAGATCGCCCGGGAGGCCGGGGCGCTGCTCGTGGCCGATGTCGCCCATATCGCCGGGCTGATCGCGGGCGGTGCGCACCCTTCGCCCGTGCCCCATGCGGATGTGATCTCCACGACGACCCACAAGACCCTCCGGGGTCCGCGCGGGGCGATGCTGATGTCCCGTGCGGAGCACGCCAAGGCCCTGGACCGCGCGGTTTTCCCCGGACTCCAGGGCGGCCCCCACAACCAGACCACCGCGGCGATCGCGGTCGCCCTTCACGAGGCGGCCCAGCCCTCCTTCCGTGATTACGCCCATGCCGTTGTCGCCAATGCCCGGGCCCTTGCCGAGGCCCTTCTCGCCCAGGGTTTCGAGCTGGTCTCCGGCGGCACCGACAACCATCTGATTCTGATGGACCTGACCGGCCGGGATGTGCCCGGCAAGGTGGCGGCCAAGGCCCTCGACCGGGCGGGGATCGTCGTCAACTACAACACCGTCCCTTATGACCCGAGGAAGCCCTTCGACCCTTCCGGTATCCGTATCGGTACTCCTTCCCTCACCTCCCGTGGTCTGGGGACCGAGCACATGGCGACGGTCGCCGGCTGGATCGACCGGGGGGTGAGTGCGGCCCGGTCCGGAGACGAGGCCGCTCTTACCGCCGTCCGCGCGGAGGTCGCCGAACTGATGTCCGCCTACCCCGCACCGGGCCTGACCGTCTGA
- a CDS encoding chitinase C-terminal domain-containing protein produces MRAPHQEDPNVLSPRRTRATLFAAGAAAVGALLATTLSSGVSQAASQENCRPEGLYSTPGVNVPYCSVYDTDGREKMGADHQRRIIGYFANWRTGKDGRPAYLANNIPWDKITHINYAFAGIDAANKITIGAPGAENPNTGMTWPGVAGAEMDPALPYKGHFNLLNKFKKAHPDVKTLISVGGWTDSSGFYKTTTNADGTVNAAGINTFADSAVEFIRTYGFNGVDIDYEYPTSMTNAGNPADWTVANARRAGLNKSYSVLMKTLREKLDRASAADGKHYLLTIAAPSSGYLLRGMETYETAKYLDYVNIMSYDLHGTWNEHVGPNAALYDDGKDTELAPIYGAAQYGGVGYLNTDWAYHYFRGSMPAGRINIGVPTYTRGWKNVQGGTDGLWGKSVANTCPPGSGLTKCGDGAVGIDNVWHDKDTAGQEAPAGFNPMWHAKNLEKGIVPDYLPKFGLPANSQLTGTYVRKYDSTLVAPWLWNAQKKVFISTEDEQSIGAKADYVVNKGLGGTMIWELAGDYDYNTAKGQYEPGSSLISLMYNKYKAATPYGAKKSNIAMPTEAINLGVEFGGFQLGDNNYPISPKLKITNNTTATLPGGTEFQFDYATSAPSNAKDQSGFNSRIVRSDHTGNNVGGLKGDFHRVALKLPAWQTVAPGASVELDFVYYLPTSTPSNWTVTFGGKTYSIAGDLARGTTIVDPGSGSTTGTTGTTGTTGTTGTTGTTGTTGTTGTTGTTGTTGTNGSTTGGCTAPAWDRNTEYPANSQVSHQGKNWKSKWWTKGDEPGTSQWGPWQDLGAC; encoded by the coding sequence ATGCGGGCCCCCCACCAGGAGGATCCGAACGTGCTGTCCCCCCGACGAACGAGAGCGACGCTGTTCGCTGCCGGCGCCGCCGCCGTCGGCGCGCTGCTGGCGACGACGCTCTCATCAGGCGTGTCCCAGGCCGCCTCACAGGAAAACTGTCGCCCGGAAGGGCTCTACTCGACGCCCGGCGTCAACGTCCCGTACTGCTCGGTGTACGACACCGACGGCCGCGAGAAGATGGGCGCGGACCACCAGCGCCGCATCATCGGCTACTTCGCCAACTGGCGTACCGGCAAGGACGGCAGGCCCGCCTACCTCGCCAACAACATCCCGTGGGACAAGATCACCCACATCAACTACGCCTTCGCCGGTATCGACGCCGCCAACAAGATCACCATTGGCGCCCCCGGAGCGGAGAACCCCAACACCGGTATGACCTGGCCGGGTGTGGCCGGTGCCGAGATGGACCCGGCGCTGCCCTACAAGGGCCACTTCAACCTGCTCAACAAGTTCAAGAAGGCCCACCCCGACGTCAAGACGCTGATCTCGGTCGGCGGCTGGACGGACAGCAGCGGCTTCTACAAGACCACCACCAACGCCGACGGCACGGTGAACGCGGCGGGGATCAACACCTTCGCCGACTCCGCCGTCGAGTTCATCCGCACGTACGGCTTCAACGGCGTCGACATCGACTACGAGTACCCGACGTCGATGACCAACGCGGGCAACCCGGCCGACTGGACCGTGGCCAACGCCCGCCGCGCCGGGCTCAACAAGAGCTACAGCGTGCTGATGAAGACCCTGCGCGAGAAGCTCGACCGGGCCAGCGCCGCCGACGGCAAGCACTATCTGCTGACCATCGCGGCGCCGTCCTCCGGCTACCTGCTGCGCGGCATGGAGACGTACGAGACGGCGAAGTACCTCGACTACGTCAACATCATGTCGTACGACCTCCATGGCACCTGGAACGAGCACGTCGGCCCGAACGCCGCGCTGTACGACGACGGCAAGGACACCGAGCTCGCGCCGATCTACGGTGCCGCCCAGTACGGCGGAGTCGGCTATCTGAACACCGACTGGGCCTACCACTACTTCCGTGGTTCGATGCCGGCCGGCCGGATCAACATCGGTGTGCCGACCTACACCCGCGGCTGGAAGAACGTCCAGGGCGGTACCGACGGACTGTGGGGCAAGTCGGTCGCGAACACCTGCCCGCCCGGCTCCGGTCTGACCAAGTGCGGTGACGGTGCCGTCGGCATCGACAACGTCTGGCACGACAAGGACACCGCGGGACAGGAGGCCCCGGCGGGCTTCAACCCGATGTGGCACGCCAAGAACCTGGAGAAGGGGATCGTCCCCGACTATCTCCCCAAGTTCGGTCTGCCCGCGAACAGCCAGCTGACCGGCACCTACGTCCGCAAGTACGACTCGACCCTGGTCGCGCCGTGGCTGTGGAACGCCCAGAAGAAGGTCTTCATCTCCACCGAGGACGAGCAGTCCATCGGCGCCAAGGCCGACTATGTCGTCAACAAGGGCCTCGGCGGCACCATGATCTGGGAGCTGGCGGGTGACTACGACTACAACACCGCCAAGGGCCAGTACGAGCCCGGCTCGTCGCTGATCTCGCTGATGTACAACAAGTACAAGGCGGCCACCCCGTACGGCGCGAAGAAGTCGAACATCGCGATGCCGACCGAGGCGATCAACCTCGGTGTCGAGTTCGGCGGCTTCCAGCTCGGGGACAACAACTACCCGATCAGCCCCAAGCTGAAGATCACCAACAACACCACGGCCACCCTGCCCGGCGGTACGGAGTTCCAGTTCGACTACGCGACCTCCGCGCCGAGCAACGCCAAGGACCAGTCCGGCTTCAACTCCCGGATCGTCCGCAGCGACCACACGGGTAACAATGTGGGCGGTCTGAAGGGTGACTTCCACCGGGTCGCGCTGAAGCTTCCGGCCTGGCAGACGGTCGCGCCGGGCGCCTCGGTCGAGCTGGACTTCGTCTACTACCTGCCGACCTCGACGCCGTCCAACTGGACCGTCACCTTCGGCGGCAAGACCTACTCGATCGCCGGTGACCTGGCGCGCGGGACGACCATTGTCGACCCGGGCAGCGGCAGCACGACCGGCACCACGGGTACGACCGGCACCACCGGCACCACTGGTACGACCGGCACCACGGGTACGACCGGCACCACGGGTACGACCGGCACCACCGGTACGACCGGTACGAACGGTTCGACCACCGGTGGCTGCACCGCTCCGGCGTGGGACCGGAACACCGAGTACCCCGCCAATTCGCAGGTCTCCCACCAGGGCAAGAACTGGAAGTCCAAGTGGTGGACGAAGGGCGACGAGCCCGGAACCAGCCAGTGGGGCCCCTGGCAGGACCTCGGTGCCTGCTGA
- a CDS encoding malate dehydrogenase produces MTRTPVNVTVTGAAGQIGYALLFRIASGHLLGPDVPVKLRLLEITPALGAAQGTAMELDDCAFPLLRGIDITDDPNVAFDGANVALLVGARPRTKGMERGDLLAANGGIFKPQGRAINDHAADDIKVLVVGNPANTNALIAQAAAPDVPADRFTAMTRLDHNRAISQLAAKTGAQVSDIKRLTIWGNHSATQYPDIFHAEIAGKNAAEVVNDEAWLADTFIPTVAKRGAAIIEARGASSAASAANAAIDHVHTWVNGTADGDWTSMGIPSDGSYGVPEGLISSFPVTTKDGRYEIVQGLEINDFSRGRIDASVQELAEEREAVRALGLI; encoded by the coding sequence ATGACCCGCACTCCCGTCAACGTCACCGTGACCGGCGCGGCCGGCCAGATCGGCTACGCGCTGCTGTTCCGCATCGCCTCCGGCCACCTGCTCGGCCCGGACGTGCCGGTCAAGCTGCGCCTTCTTGAGATCACCCCGGCCCTCGGCGCCGCCCAGGGCACCGCGATGGAGCTGGACGACTGCGCGTTCCCGCTGCTGCGCGGCATCGACATCACCGACGACCCGAACGTCGCCTTCGACGGCGCGAACGTCGCCCTTCTCGTCGGCGCCCGCCCCCGTACGAAGGGCATGGAGCGCGGTGACCTGCTGGCGGCCAACGGCGGCATCTTCAAGCCCCAGGGCCGGGCGATCAACGACCATGCCGCGGACGACATCAAGGTCCTCGTGGTCGGCAACCCGGCCAACACCAACGCGCTGATCGCCCAGGCCGCGGCGCCGGACGTACCGGCCGACCGCTTCACCGCGATGACCCGCCTCGACCACAACCGGGCGATCTCCCAGCTGGCGGCGAAGACCGGGGCTCAGGTCTCCGACATCAAGCGCCTCACGATCTGGGGCAACCACTCGGCGACCCAGTACCCGGACATCTTCCACGCGGAGATCGCCGGCAAGAACGCGGCCGAGGTCGTCAACGACGAGGCGTGGCTGGCCGACACCTTCATCCCGACCGTCGCCAAGCGCGGCGCGGCGATCATCGAGGCCCGTGGCGCGTCCTCCGCGGCGTCCGCGGCGAACGCGGCCATCGACCATGTCCACACCTGGGTGAACGGCACCGCGGACGGCGACTGGACGTCCATGGGCATCCCGTCCGACGGTTCGTACGGCGTCCCGGAGGGCCTGATCTCCTCCTTCCCGGTCACCACCAAGGACGGCCGCTACGAGATCGTCCAGGGCCTGGAGATCAACGACTTCTCCCGCGGCCGCATCGACGCTTCGGTGCAGGAGCTGGCGGAGGAGCGCGAAGCGGTCCGTGCCCTCGGCCTGATCTGA
- the rocD gene encoding ornithine--oxo-acid transaminase: MYCRPARQENGDPVTASETAIATAEAYSAHNYHPLPVVVATADGAWLTDVEGRRYLDLLAGYSALNFGHGNRRLVEAAKAQLDRVTLTSRAFHHDRFADFCTGLAELCGMEMVLPMNTGVEAVETAVKTARKWGYRIKGVPDNRAKIVVAAGNFHGRTTTVISFSTDPEARADYGPYTPGFEIVPYGDPTALENALTENTVAVLLEPIQGEAGVLVPPPGYLPTVRRLTRERNVLFIADEIQSGLGRTGRTFACEHEAVVPDMYVLGKALGGGIVPVSAVVSSREILGVFRPGEHGSTFGGNPLACAVALEVIAMLRTGEYQQRATELGEHLHHELGLLSGGGAVEAVRGRGLWAGVDIAPAHGSGRRISEKLMERGVLVKDTHGSTIRIAPPLVITKEDLDWGLDQFRSVLSGR, translated from the coding sequence ATGTACTGCCGCCCGGCTCGCCAGGAGAACGGAGATCCCGTGACTGCTTCGGAGACCGCCATCGCCACCGCGGAGGCGTACAGCGCACACAACTACCACCCCCTTCCCGTCGTCGTGGCGACCGCGGACGGCGCCTGGCTGACCGATGTGGAGGGCCGTCGCTATCTGGACCTGCTCGCCGGGTACTCGGCGCTCAACTTCGGCCACGGCAACCGCCGGCTGGTCGAAGCGGCCAAGGCCCAGCTGGACCGGGTCACGCTCACCTCCCGGGCCTTCCACCACGACCGGTTCGCGGACTTCTGCACCGGTCTGGCGGAACTGTGCGGCATGGAGATGGTCCTGCCGATGAACACGGGCGTGGAAGCCGTGGAGACCGCGGTGAAGACGGCCCGCAAATGGGGCTACCGGATCAAGGGCGTCCCCGACAACAGGGCGAAGATCGTCGTCGCCGCCGGCAACTTCCACGGCCGGACGACCACGGTGATCAGCTTCTCCACGGACCCCGAGGCCCGGGCCGACTACGGCCCCTACACCCCCGGCTTCGAGATCGTGCCCTACGGCGATCCGACCGCGCTGGAGAACGCCCTGACGGAGAACACCGTCGCCGTTCTGCTGGAGCCCATCCAGGGCGAGGCGGGGGTACTGGTCCCGCCGCCGGGCTATCTGCCCACCGTCCGCCGGCTCACCCGGGAACGGAACGTGCTGTTCATCGCCGATGAGATCCAGTCCGGTCTGGGCCGCACGGGCCGGACCTTCGCCTGTGAGCACGAGGCCGTCGTCCCCGATATGTACGTCCTCGGAAAGGCGCTGGGCGGCGGGATCGTCCCGGTCTCGGCGGTGGTGTCGTCGCGGGAGATCCTCGGGGTGTTCCGCCCCGGTGAGCACGGTTCGACCTTCGGCGGCAATCCGCTGGCGTGCGCGGTGGCACTGGAGGTGATCGCCATGCTGCGCACCGGCGAGTACCAGCAGCGCGCGACCGAACTGGGCGAGCACCTCCACCACGAGCTGGGGCTGCTCTCCGGCGGCGGTGCGGTGGAGGCGGTGCGCGGCCGCGGGCTGTGGGCGGGCGTCGACATCGCCCCGGCCCATGGCAGCGGGCGGCGGATCTCGGAGAAGCTGATGGAGCGGGGCGTGCTGGTGAAGGACACCCACGGCTCGACGATCCGGATCGCCCCGCCGCTGGTGATCACCAAGGAGGACCTCGACTGGGGCCTGGACCAGTTCAGGTCGGTGCTCTCCGGCCGCTGA